A genomic region of Pseudomonas sp. RSB 5.4 contains the following coding sequences:
- a CDS encoding aminotransferase class I/II-fold pyridoxal phosphate-dependent enzyme, with protein sequence MNNQTAIILCAGRGSRLGKRTRHTPKPLVKTNNIAFIDNALNNLETLGIKHVVVVIGYQSETITAHLRAMDTAITFEFVSNPDWATTNNIYSLYLAREHITQNTLIIEGDIYFSASSLQQLLQQPGDLVALVSPLGKNMEGTYAVLEETRLQGFGSTKDVGHEPRDGQYKTVNLYQVGSAAFAEHIKKQLASNVRKNNLNAYYEDVFKKASLEGKWDIQTVIVPATEWYEVDNYYDLTICNYITSRDRLGFVQNRHGGYWRYPMLDFALIYNFHFPPQQMKDKIKDNFDHIFLNYPGARRLIEESLCEFLGVSPRHLCVANGAAEIIKLLPSVYAGSALVTVPSFNEYANVFGEQRTLCHYTREEDDFAIDIDALLATCRQQRPEVVIIESPNNPTGALTPASALSALAVQLLELDISLIVDESFLDFSSHADSTLLNVLDEHPNLVVIRSMSKTFGIGGIRIGYLASANQTLLALINSLLPIWNINGFAEEFLLHLPQYQQEYLASCQQVISDTRAFQQALDAIEGISGFKTEANFIYCKAHYADAQTISRLLLDKHHMYIKECSGKRNTDSDKYFRVSCRTPEENARLIQALSNVMQDLAAQKVTSSQAQENAVELA encoded by the coding sequence ATGAATAATCAGACAGCCATCATTCTTTGCGCCGGGCGCGGAAGCCGCCTGGGCAAGCGCACACGCCACACGCCCAAGCCCTTGGTGAAGACCAACAATATCGCGTTCATCGACAACGCCCTGAACAACCTCGAAACGCTGGGTATCAAACACGTGGTCGTCGTGATCGGCTATCAGTCGGAGACCATTACCGCGCATCTTCGGGCGATGGACACCGCCATCACCTTCGAATTCGTGAGCAACCCGGACTGGGCGACGACCAACAACATCTACTCGCTGTACCTGGCCCGCGAACACATTACGCAGAACACCCTGATCATCGAGGGTGACATTTATTTCTCGGCCTCCAGCCTGCAACAGTTGCTGCAGCAACCGGGGGATCTGGTCGCCCTTGTGTCGCCGCTTGGCAAGAACATGGAAGGCACTTACGCCGTCCTCGAAGAGACCCGACTGCAAGGTTTCGGCTCGACCAAGGACGTCGGCCATGAGCCCCGTGACGGGCAATACAAGACCGTCAACCTGTACCAGGTAGGGTCAGCCGCGTTCGCCGAGCACATCAAAAAACAACTCGCCAGCAACGTCAGAAAAAACAACCTCAACGCCTACTACGAAGACGTATTCAAAAAAGCTTCGCTTGAGGGCAAGTGGGATATTCAGACCGTCATTGTCCCGGCAACCGAATGGTATGAGGTCGACAACTACTACGACCTGACGATCTGCAACTACATTACCAGTCGTGACCGCCTCGGTTTCGTCCAGAACCGCCACGGCGGTTACTGGCGCTACCCGATGCTGGATTTCGCCTTGATCTACAACTTCCATTTCCCGCCACAGCAGATGAAAGACAAGATCAAGGACAACTTCGATCACATCTTCCTCAACTACCCCGGCGCCAGACGACTCATCGAGGAGTCACTCTGCGAATTCCTCGGTGTCTCCCCAAGACACCTGTGTGTGGCCAATGGCGCAGCGGAAATCATCAAGCTGCTTCCGTCCGTGTATGCCGGCAGCGCCCTCGTGACCGTGCCGTCCTTCAACGAATACGCCAACGTCTTCGGTGAACAGCGCACGCTCTGCCACTACACGCGGGAGGAGGACGATTTCGCCATCGATATCGATGCACTGCTCGCGACCTGCCGGCAACAGCGCCCTGAGGTGGTGATCATCGAATCGCCCAACAACCCGACCGGCGCCCTGACACCCGCCTCGGCGCTGTCGGCGCTCGCCGTGCAGTTGCTGGAACTGGATATCTCACTGATCGTCGACGAGTCGTTCCTCGATTTCTCCAGCCACGCCGACAGCACCTTGCTCAACGTGCTCGACGAACACCCCAACCTGGTGGTGATTCGCAGCATGAGCAAAACCTTCGGTATTGGCGGTATTCGCATCGGCTACCTGGCCAGTGCCAACCAGACCCTGCTGGCGCTGATCAACTCGCTGCTGCCGATCTGGAACATCAACGGTTTTGCCGAGGAGTTCCTGTTGCATCTGCCGCAATACCAGCAGGAATACCTGGCCAGCTGCCAACAAGTCATCAGCGACACGCGCGCCTTTCAACAGGCGCTGGACGCCATCGAGGGCATCAGCGGCTTCAAGACCGAAGCAAACTTCATTTACTGCAAGGCTCATTACGCTGACGCCCAGACCATTTCCAGGTTGTTGCTGGACAAGCACCACATGTACATCAAGGAGTGCTCGGGCAAACGCAATACCGACTCCGACAAGTACTTCCGCGTGTCCTGCCGAACGCCTGAGGAAAACGCCCGATTGATCCAGGCCTTGAGCAACGTGATGCAGGACCTGGCAGCGCAGAAAGTTACCAGCAGCCAAGCGCAGGAGAACGCCGTTGAACTCGCCTGA
- a CDS encoding MFS transporter, whose amino-acid sequence MHTSLKTGITQYLSEMPLFIWILFIGTFVTRATSMMVWPFISIVLYTRFGFSATFIGLILTLSIALSSIASFYSGYLSDKIGRLKIIVLGCVVAASSYLLLGISSSAYGYIAGTLLANLSWALVNNPIKTIIGDVIESRPLVERAMHLRYFFLNAGAATGPYFGLKLGISADSLSFVLVTLSYVLLLVGVVIFGKGVTLKAVNTTSFKSTMGVLARDHLFLALVINNIIMMFIFGSFDSSLPQLMAALAFEGYLPFIASLIVLHASTIVILQLPLASALSSVSLNTKIYLGSALLILGEAGFALAAHNYDIKALWYGAVLLMSISQTLLFPCINMFVDSLAPPNLRGAYFGAASLYSIGFSLSPIVGGLFIQNLSGTALYIFLTLSSLLMTLIFMGIFRQRKTTDETAPSVANIETSPTTG is encoded by the coding sequence ATGCATACTTCATTAAAAACCGGTATCACCCAATATCTTTCCGAGATGCCACTGTTCATCTGGATATTATTTATCGGCACCTTTGTAACCCGTGCAACTTCAATGATGGTCTGGCCGTTTATCTCGATCGTGCTGTACACCCGGTTTGGTTTCAGTGCGACGTTTATCGGCCTGATCCTGACCCTGTCCATCGCCCTGTCGTCGATAGCGAGTTTTTACAGCGGTTACCTGTCGGACAAAATCGGCCGCTTGAAAATCATCGTGCTGGGCTGCGTCGTGGCGGCAAGTTCTTATCTGCTACTGGGCATCAGCAGCAGCGCTTATGGCTACATTGCCGGGACTCTGCTGGCAAACCTGTCGTGGGCACTGGTCAACAACCCGATCAAAACCATCATCGGCGATGTCATCGAATCTCGACCTCTGGTCGAGCGCGCCATGCATCTACGCTACTTTTTCTTGAACGCCGGTGCGGCGACAGGCCCCTACTTCGGGCTAAAGCTTGGGATCTCCGCCGACTCACTGTCCTTCGTCCTGGTGACCTTGTCCTATGTGCTGCTGCTGGTCGGCGTGGTGATCTTCGGTAAAGGCGTAACCCTCAAGGCGGTCAATACCACCAGTTTCAAAAGCACCATGGGCGTGCTCGCCAGAGACCATCTGTTCCTCGCGCTGGTGATCAATAACATCATCATGATGTTCATCTTTGGCAGCTTTGACTCCAGCCTGCCGCAGCTGATGGCCGCCCTTGCCTTCGAAGGCTACCTGCCCTTTATCGCCTCGTTGATTGTCTTGCATGCCTCGACGATCGTGATACTGCAGTTACCGCTTGCCAGTGCGCTGTCGTCGGTATCGCTGAATACCAAGATCTATCTTGGCTCGGCCCTGTTGATTCTCGGCGAGGCCGGCTTTGCATTGGCTGCACACAACTACGACATCAAGGCATTGTGGTATGGCGCTGTATTGCTCATGAGTATCAGCCAGACCCTGCTCTTTCCATGTATCAACATGTTTGTCGACAGCCTGGCGCCACCTAATCTGCGAGGTGCCTACTTTGGTGCCGCGTCGTTATACAGCATTGGTTTTTCTCTCTCGCCGATTGTCGGCGGACTGTTTATACAGAACCTCAGCGGAACCGCACTTTATATATTCCTTACATTGTCCAGCCTGCTGATGACGCTGATCTTCATGGGGATTTTCCGACAAAGAAAAACCACTGATGAAACGGCTCCCTCAGTAGCAAACATCGAGACTTCGCCTACCACTGGCTGA
- a CDS encoding VacJ family lipoprotein, translating into MAKYLLLIAALLSAGVAQADNSKANAPVVVDNDGFKEPLSKLKFNPGLDQREFERSTLNALNVYDPLESWNRRVYHFNYRFDQWVFLPVVDGYRYVTPSFLRTGVSNFFNNLGDVPNLVNSLLQFKGKRSMETTARLLLNTTIGVAGLWDPATAMGLPRQSEDFGQTLGFYGVPGGAYFVLPILGPSNIRDTAGLAVDYTAESAINYLNVSKVSENHPEIWALRAVDKRYQTNFRYGQMNSPFEYEKVRYVYTESRKLQIAE; encoded by the coding sequence GTGGCTAAATATCTCCTGCTGATTGCAGCGCTCCTCAGTGCAGGCGTGGCCCAGGCCGACAACAGCAAAGCCAACGCGCCAGTGGTGGTCGACAACGACGGCTTCAAGGAACCGCTGTCCAAACTCAAATTCAACCCGGGTCTGGACCAGCGTGAATTCGAACGCTCGACGCTTAACGCGCTCAACGTTTACGACCCGCTGGAGTCGTGGAACCGCCGCGTCTACCACTTCAACTACCGCTTCGACCAATGGGTGTTCCTGCCAGTGGTCGACGGTTATCGCTATGTGACGCCAAGCTTCCTGCGTACCGGGGTGAGCAACTTCTTCAACAACCTCGGCGACGTGCCGAACCTGGTCAACAGCCTGCTGCAGTTCAAGGGCAAGCGCTCGATGGAAACCACGGCGCGGCTGCTGCTCAACACCACCATCGGCGTCGCCGGTCTGTGGGACCCGGCCACCGCCATGGGCCTGCCGCGCCAGAGCGAAGACTTCGGTCAGACCCTGGGCTTCTACGGCGTACCGGGCGGCGCCTACTTCGTGTTGCCGATCCTCGGCCCGTCGAACATCCGCGACACCGCCGGCCTGGCCGTCGACTACACCGCCGAATCGGCGATCAACTACCTGAACGTGTCGAAAGTCAGCGAAAACCACCCGGAAATCTGGGCCCTGCGCGCGGTCGACAAGCGCTACCAGACCAACTTCCGCTACGGCCAGATGAACTCGCCGTTCGAGTACGAGAAAGTCCGTTACGTGTACACCGAGTCGCGCAAGTTGCAGATTGCCGAGTAA
- a CDS encoding beta (1-6) glucans synthase, which produces MQVTCVALQPLGLTMSATSRFPFLPYLFACLLGLFALGGFWYGLGKPVILPDAATPTHKLQCASYTPFDKDQSPFDVPFKLRPERMDADLALLATRFQCIRTYSMTGLEALPELARKHGLKLMIGAWVNSNPVDTEKEVDQLIASANANADVVSAVIVGNEALLRKEVTGAQLARLINKVKSQVKQPVTYADVWEFWLKHPEVAPAVDFLTIHLLPYWEDDPSNIDVALQHVADVRQVFGNKFAPKDVMIGETGWPSEGRQRETALPSRVNEAKFIRGFVAMAEKEGWHYNLIEAFDQPWKRGSEGAVGGYWGLFDADRQDKGVLAGPVTNVPYWKEWLGVGGLIFLGTLLLGGRVRTTRSALILPLLGALAACSIGAWGDLARVTTRFASEWLWVGLLTVLNLLVLAHAALSLSARQGWRERVFNRLERRAGWLVALAGFAAAVMMLEMVFDARYRSFASMAFILPALVYVCRPVSVPRREIALLTFIIGAGIAPQLYEEGLLNQQAWGWALVSGLLVAALWRCLRVRKG; this is translated from the coding sequence ATGCAGGTAACATGCGTCGCTTTGCAGCCACTCGGCCTGACCATGTCCGCGACTTCCCGCTTTCCCTTTCTTCCTTACCTCTTCGCCTGCCTGCTCGGCCTGTTTGCCCTCGGTGGCTTCTGGTACGGCCTCGGCAAACCGGTGATCCTGCCGGACGCCGCGACCCCGACGCACAAGTTGCAATGCGCCTCCTACACGCCGTTCGACAAGGATCAGTCGCCGTTCGACGTACCGTTCAAACTGCGCCCGGAGCGCATGGACGCCGACCTCGCCCTGCTGGCGACGCGTTTTCAATGCATCCGCACCTACTCGATGACCGGCCTCGAAGCGCTGCCGGAACTGGCGCGCAAACACGGTTTGAAGCTGATGATCGGCGCCTGGGTCAACAGCAACCCGGTGGACACCGAAAAAGAGGTCGACCAGTTGATCGCCTCGGCCAACGCCAACGCGGATGTGGTCAGCGCGGTGATCGTCGGCAACGAAGCCTTGCTGCGCAAGGAAGTCACCGGCGCGCAACTGGCCAGACTGATCAACAAGGTCAAAAGCCAGGTCAAGCAACCGGTGACCTACGCCGATGTCTGGGAGTTCTGGCTCAAGCACCCGGAAGTCGCGCCGGCGGTGGACTTCCTGACCATTCACTTGCTGCCGTACTGGGAAGATGATCCGTCGAACATCGACGTCGCCCTGCAACATGTGGCGGATGTGCGTCAGGTGTTCGGCAACAAGTTCGCGCCCAAGGACGTGATGATCGGCGAGACCGGCTGGCCCAGCGAAGGTCGCCAGCGCGAGACCGCCCTGCCGAGCCGGGTCAACGAGGCCAAGTTCATTCGTGGCTTTGTCGCGATGGCCGAGAAGGAAGGCTGGCATTACAACCTGATCGAGGCGTTCGACCAGCCATGGAAGCGTGGCAGCGAAGGTGCGGTGGGCGGCTATTGGGGCCTGTTCGATGCCGATCGCCAGGACAAGGGCGTGCTCGCCGGACCAGTGACCAACGTGCCGTACTGGAAGGAATGGCTGGGGGTTGGCGGGCTGATCTTCCTCGGCACGCTGCTGCTCGGCGGCCGGGTGCGCACCACCCGATCGGCGTTGATCCTGCCGCTGCTCGGTGCGCTGGCCGCCTGCTCGATCGGCGCCTGGGGTGATCTGGCGCGAGTGACCACGCGGTTTGCCAGCGAATGGCTGTGGGTCGGTTTGCTGACGGTATTGAATCTGTTAGTGCTGGCCCATGCTGCGTTGAGCCTGAGCGCCCGCCAAGGCTGGCGTGAACGCGTCTTCAATCGGCTCGAGCGCCGTGCCGGCTGGCTGGTGGCGCTGGCAGGTTTCGCGGCGGCGGTGATGATGCTGGAGATGGTCTTCGACGCACGTTATCGCAGCTTTGCCAGCATGGCGTTCATCTTGCCGGCGCTGGTTTACGTGTGCCGGCCGGTCAGCGTGCCGCGTCGGGAAATCGCCCTGCTGACCTTTATCATCGGCGCCGGCATTGCGCCGCAGTTGTATGAAGAAGGATTGTTGAATCAGCAGGCATGGGGCTGGGCGTTGGTCAGCGGGTTGCTGGTGGCGGCACTTTGGCGCTGCCTGCGGGTTCGCAAGGGCTGA
- a CDS encoding glycine betaine ABC transporter substrate-binding protein: protein MKMRRLLGAGAALVLAMSSTFASAEKQTLNIGYVDGWSDSVATTHVAAEVIKQKLGYDVKLQAVATGIMWQGVATGKLDAMLSAWLPVTHGEYWAKNKDLVVDYGPNFKDAKIGLIVPEYVKAKSIEDLKTDDSFKNRIVGIDAGSGVMLKTDQAIKDYGLDKYTLKASSGAGMIAELTRAEKKNESIAVTGWVPHWMFAKWKLRFLDDPKGVYGAAETVNSIGSKELDAKAPEVAKFLKNFQWASKDEIGEVMLAIQDGAKPEAAAKDWVAKHPDRVADWTK from the coding sequence ATGAAGATGCGACGACTTTTAGGCGCAGGTGCCGCTCTGGTGCTTGCGATGAGTTCCACATTCGCCAGCGCTGAAAAACAGACCCTGAACATCGGTTACGTTGACGGCTGGTCCGACAGCGTCGCGACCACCCATGTGGCGGCCGAGGTGATCAAGCAGAAACTCGGCTACGACGTGAAGTTGCAAGCCGTCGCCACCGGGATCATGTGGCAGGGCGTGGCCACCGGCAAACTCGATGCGATGCTTTCGGCCTGGCTGCCGGTCACCCACGGCGAATACTGGGCGAAGAACAAGGATCTGGTCGTGGATTACGGCCCGAACTTCAAGGATGCGAAAATCGGCCTGATCGTGCCGGAGTACGTCAAAGCGAAATCGATCGAAGACCTCAAGACCGATGACAGCTTCAAGAACCGCATCGTCGGCATCGACGCCGGTTCAGGCGTAATGCTCAAAACCGATCAGGCGATCAAGGATTACGGCCTGGACAAATATACGCTCAAGGCCAGTTCCGGCGCCGGCATGATTGCCGAGCTGACCCGCGCCGAGAAAAAGAACGAATCGATTGCGGTCACCGGTTGGGTGCCGCACTGGATGTTCGCCAAGTGGAAACTGCGCTTCCTCGACGACCCGAAAGGCGTGTACGGCGCGGCTGAAACCGTGAACAGCATCGGCAGCAAAGAGCTGGATGCCAAAGCGCCTGAAGTCGCCAAGTTCCTGAAAAACTTCCAGTGGGCGTCGAAAGACGAGATCGGCGAAGTCATGCTGGCCATCCAGGACGGCGCCAAGCCAGAAGCGGCGGCCAAGGATTGGGTCGCCAAGCACCCGGATCGCGTGGCTGACTGGACCAAATAA
- a CDS encoding DUF485 domain-containing protein: protein MNDSIYLSIQNSPRFKELVRKRERFAWILSAIMLGLYSAFILLIAYGPQVLGAKLSPGSSITWGIPIGVGLIVSAFILTAIYVRRANGEFDDLNNAILKEAQQ, encoded by the coding sequence ATGAACGACAGCATTTACCTCTCGATTCAAAACAGCCCGCGCTTCAAGGAGCTGGTGAGAAAAAGGGAACGATTCGCCTGGATTCTCTCGGCAATCATGCTCGGGCTTTACTCCGCATTCATTCTGCTGATCGCGTACGGGCCGCAAGTGCTCGGGGCGAAACTCAGTCCCGGGTCTTCGATTACCTGGGGTATTCCGATCGGTGTCGGCCTGATTGTCTCGGCCTTCATCCTGACCGCGATCTACGTACGGCGCGCCAACGGCGAGTTTGACGACCTGAACAATGCGATTCTCAAGGAGGCTCAGCAATGA
- a CDS encoding cation acetate symporter, which yields MIRRLLALLSIAAFAPAVWAADALTGEVHKQPLNVSAIAMFVVFVGATLCITYWASKRNKSAADYYAAGGKITGFQNGLAIAGDYMSAASFLGISALVFTSGYDGLIYSIGFLVGWPIILFLIAERLRNLGKYTFADVASYRLGQTQIRTLSACGSLVVVAFYLIAQMVGAGKLIQLLFGLDYYVAVILVGILMCMYVLFGGMLATTWVQIIKAVLLLSGASFMALMVMKHVNFDFNTLFSEAIKVHPKGEAIMSPGGLVKDPISAFSLGLALMFGTAGLPHILMRFFTVSDAKEARKSVLYATGFIGYFYILTFIIGFGAILLVSTNPDFKDAAGALLGGNNMAAVHLADAVGGSIFLGFISAVAFATILAVVAGLTLAGASAVSHDLYASVIKKGKANDKDEIRVSKITTIALGVLAIGLGILFESQNIAFMVGLAFSIAASCNFPVLLLSMYWKKLTTRGAMIGGWLGLVSAVGLMILGPTIWVQILHHEKAIFPYEYPALFSMVIAFIGIWFFSITDKSAAAENERALFFPQFVRSQTGLGASGAVSH from the coding sequence ATGATCCGGCGTCTACTGGCTCTTTTGAGCATCGCAGCGTTCGCTCCGGCCGTCTGGGCCGCTGACGCCTTGACCGGCGAAGTCCACAAACAACCGCTCAACGTTTCCGCCATCGCCATGTTCGTGGTGTTCGTCGGTGCGACCCTGTGCATCACCTACTGGGCCTCCAAGCGCAACAAGTCGGCCGCCGACTACTATGCGGCGGGCGGCAAGATCACTGGTTTCCAGAACGGTCTGGCGATTGCCGGTGACTACATGTCGGCGGCGTCCTTCCTGGGGATTTCCGCGCTGGTGTTCACCTCCGGCTACGACGGCCTGATCTACTCGATCGGCTTTCTGGTGGGCTGGCCGATCATTCTGTTCCTGATCGCCGAGCGTCTGCGTAACCTGGGCAAATACACCTTTGCCGACGTGGCGTCCTACCGCCTCGGGCAAACCCAGATCCGTACCCTGTCTGCCTGCGGTTCGCTGGTGGTGGTAGCGTTCTACCTGATCGCGCAAATGGTCGGTGCCGGCAAGCTGATCCAGCTGCTGTTCGGTCTCGACTACTACGTCGCGGTAATTCTGGTCGGTATCCTGATGTGCATGTACGTGCTGTTCGGCGGCATGCTGGCGACCACCTGGGTGCAGATCATCAAGGCTGTGCTGTTGCTGTCCGGTGCCTCGTTCATGGCGCTGATGGTGATGAAACACGTCAACTTCGACTTCAACACACTGTTTTCCGAGGCAATCAAGGTTCACCCGAAAGGTGAAGCGATCATGAGCCCGGGCGGTCTGGTGAAAGATCCGATTTCGGCGTTCTCCTTGGGCCTGGCCCTGATGTTCGGTACCGCTGGTCTGCCGCACATCCTGATGCGCTTCTTCACCGTGAGTGACGCCAAAGAAGCCCGCAAGAGCGTGCTGTATGCCACCGGTTTCATTGGCTACTTCTACATCCTGACCTTCATCATCGGCTTCGGCGCGATTCTGCTGGTCAGCACCAATCCTGACTTCAAGGATGCGGCGGGCGCTCTGCTCGGCGGCAACAACATGGCGGCGGTGCACCTGGCTGACGCAGTGGGCGGCAGCATCTTCCTCGGCTTCATCTCGGCGGTGGCGTTCGCGACTATTCTGGCGGTGGTGGCGGGTCTGACCCTGGCCGGTGCTTCGGCGGTGTCGCACGACCTGTATGCCAGCGTGATCAAGAAGGGCAAGGCCAACGACAAGGATGAGATTCGCGTGTCGAAGATCACCACCATCGCATTGGGTGTGCTGGCGATTGGTCTGGGCATCCTGTTCGAAAGCCAGAACATTGCGTTCATGGTCGGCCTGGCGTTCTCCATCGCGGCGAGCTGCAACTTCCCGGTGCTGTTGCTTTCGATGTACTGGAAGAAGCTGACCACCCGCGGCGCGATGATTGGCGGCTGGTTGGGGCTGGTGAGTGCGGTGGGGCTGATGATCCTTGGCCCGACCATCTGGGTGCAGATTCTGCATCACGAGAAGGCGATCTTCCCGTACGAGTATCCGGCGCTGTTCTCGATGGTGATCGCGTTCATCGGGATCTGGTTCTTCTCGATCACCGACAAGTCGGCTGCGGCCGAGAACGAGCGGGCGCTGTTCTTCCCGCAGTTTGTGCGTTCGCAGACGGGGTTGGGGGCGAGTGGGGCGGTTTCGCACTGA
- the gltA gene encoding citrate synthase: MADKKAQLIIEGAAPVELPILTGTVGPDVIDVRGLTATGRFTFDPGFMSTASCESKITYIDGDNGILLHRGYPIEQLAEKSDYLETCYLLLNGELPTAEQKAQFVSTVKNHTMVHEQLKTFFNGFRRDAHPMAVMCGVVGALSAFYHDSLDINNPQHREISAIRLVAKMPTLAAMVYKYSMGQPMMYPRNDLTYAENFLHMMFNTPCEIKPISPVLAKAMDRIFILHADHEQNASTSTVRLAGSSGANPFACIAAGIAALWGPAHGGANEAVLTMLDEIGDVSNIDKFIAKAKDKNDPFKLMGFGHRVYKNRDPRATVMKQTCDEVLKELGINNDPQLELAMRLEEIALTDPYFIERSLYPNVDFYSGIILKAIGIPTSMFTVIFALARTVGWISHWKEMLSSPYKIGRPRQLYTGYESRDITKLEDRK; encoded by the coding sequence ATGGCTGACAAAAAAGCGCAGTTGATCATCGAGGGCGCAGCCCCCGTCGAGCTGCCCATTTTAACCGGCACCGTTGGTCCCGATGTAATCGATGTTCGGGGCCTGACGGCCACGGGCCGCTTCACTTTCGACCCGGGTTTCATGTCGACCGCTTCGTGCGAATCGAAGATCACCTATATCGACGGCGACAACGGCATTCTGTTGCACCGCGGCTACCCGATCGAACAGCTGGCTGAAAAGTCGGACTACCTGGAAACCTGCTACCTGCTGCTCAACGGCGAACTGCCGACCGCAGAACAGAAGGCCCAGTTCGTCAGCACCGTGAAAAACCACACCATGGTTCACGAGCAGCTGAAAACCTTCTTCAACGGCTTCCGTCGCGACGCCCACCCGATGGCCGTCATGTGCGGCGTAGTCGGCGCCCTCTCGGCCTTCTACCACGACTCCCTGGACATCAATAACCCGCAGCATCGCGAAATCTCCGCGATCCGTCTGGTTGCCAAGATGCCGACCCTGGCAGCGATGGTTTACAAGTACTCCATGGGCCAACCCATGATGTACCCGCGCAACGACCTGACGTACGCGGAAAACTTCCTGCACATGATGTTCAACACCCCGTGCGAGATCAAACCGATCAGCCCGGTACTCGCCAAGGCCATGGACCGGATCTTCATCCTCCATGCCGACCACGAGCAGAACGCATCGACCTCCACCGTGCGTCTGGCAGGCTCCTCGGGTGCCAACCCGTTCGCCTGTATCGCCGCCGGTATCGCCGCACTGTGGGGCCCTGCCCACGGCGGTGCGAACGAAGCCGTATTGACCATGCTTGACGAGATTGGCGATGTGTCCAACATCGACAAGTTCATCGCCAAGGCCAAGGACAAGAACGATCCGTTCAAGCTGATGGGCTTCGGTCACCGGGTTTACAAGAACCGCGACCCTCGCGCGACTGTGATGAAGCAGACCTGCGACGAAGTGCTGAAAGAACTGGGCATCAACAACGATCCGCAACTCGAACTGGCCATGCGCCTGGAAGAGATCGCGCTGACCGACCCGTACTTCATCGAGCGCTCGCTGTACCCGAACGTCGACTTCTACTCGGGGATCATCCTCAAGGCGATCGGCATTCCAACCAGCATGTTTACCGTGATCTTCGCTCTGGCCCGTACCGTCGGCTGGATCTCGCACTGGAAAGAAATGCTCTCCAGCCCGTACAAGATTGGCCGTCCGCGCCAGTTGTATACTGGCTACGAGTCGCGTGATATCACCAAGCTGGAAGACCGTAAATAA
- the sdhC gene encoding succinate dehydrogenase, cytochrome b556 subunit yields the protein MKSQRPVNLDLRTIKLPVTAYTSILHRISGVILFVCLAIMLYALDKSLSSEEGFGQVKACLTSPLAKLVIWGILSALLYHLVAGVRHLIMDMGIGETLEGGKLGSKIVIAVSVVVIVLAGVWIW from the coding sequence GTGAAAAGCCAACGACCTGTAAACCTAGACCTAAGGACCATCAAACTCCCAGTCACTGCTTACACGTCCATTCTTCACCGTATCTCCGGTGTCATCCTCTTTGTGTGCCTTGCCATCATGCTTTACGCATTGGACAAGTCGCTGAGCTCCGAGGAAGGCTTCGGTCAGGTGAAAGCGTGTCTGACCAGTCCGCTAGCCAAGCTAGTGATTTGGGGCATCCTGTCCGCTCTGCTGTATCACCTGGTTGCCGGTGTGCGCCATTTGATCATGGACATGGGCATCGGTGAGACGCTGGAAGGCGGCAAGCTGGGCTCGAAAATCGTTATCGCCGTTTCCGTGGTGGTAATCGTTCTGGCAGGAGTCTGGATATGGTAA
- the sdhD gene encoding succinate dehydrogenase, hydrophobic membrane anchor protein, which produces MVTNVTNLSRSGLYDWMAQRVSAVVLAAYFIFLIGYVVAHPGLEYAQWHELFAHNGMRIFSLLALVALGAHAWVGMWTIATDYLTPMAFGKSATAIRFLFQAVCGVAMFAYFVWGVQILWGI; this is translated from the coding sequence ATGGTAACTAACGTCACGAACCTCTCGCGTTCGGGCCTCTATGACTGGATGGCGCAACGTGTGTCGGCGGTCGTTCTCGCGGCTTACTTCATCTTTCTGATCGGATACGTCGTGGCCCACCCAGGCCTCGAGTACGCCCAGTGGCATGAACTGTTCGCTCACAACGGGATGCGTATTTTCAGCCTCCTGGCCCTTGTTGCTCTCGGCGCTCACGCCTGGGTCGGCATGTGGACCATCGCGACTGACTACCTGACGCCAATGGCGTTCGGCAAGTCCGCGACGGCTATACGTTTCCTTTTCCAGGCAGTATGCGGCGTTGCGATGTTCGCTTACTTCGTCTGGGGTGTGCAGATTCTCTGGGGTATCTGA